From the Saccharomonospora marina XMU15 genome, the window GGCTCAGCAGGTTGGACTACGTGCGGCTCGGCTCAGGAGTCCGACAGTTGGACCTCGCGGGCCTGCTGATGACTCTCGCGATGCTGGCCATGGTGTCGCCGGTCGGTGCGCCGATCCCGATGGCGGGCTGGCAGGCGCTGTTCACGCTGACGGCGGCCTGGTTCGTCGCGGCGGCGGTGCGGGACCGCTCGGCGCAGGGCGTGTGCCGTCGTTGCGACCTCCACCACGGGATCGCCGCGCTGGCGATGCTCTACATGCTGCTGGCCATGCCGCACACCGACGGTGGGCACGGCGTGTGGCCGAACATGATCACCGACGAGCCCTCCACCGGCATGGCATGGCCGGTGGTGGCTGCGCTTGGCGCGGCCTACTTCGCCTTCGACAGCGTCCAGTCGGGCATGCGCGGCCTTCGGCTGCTGGGTAGGGCCCGCGACACACTGCCGCCGGGATTCACTTCTCGTACGGTGTGCCGAGTCGTGATGGGACTGGGGATGGCGGTGATGTTCGTCGCCGGGCTGTAGGGCCGCGAAGGGGGTGACCCCGCTCGCGGCCCACGCCACGACGTGCTCAGCTCAGCGTCATGACCCGTCGGTGGTGTGCAGCACCGCGTCGGAAAGGGCTGGCGCCTCGTCGCGGTCGAGCACCGTGGCGGTGACCAGTAACCGCTCGCCGTCTCGCCAGATCCGGGTGCGCAGCGTCTCGCCGGGCAGCACGATGCCCGCGAACTTCGCCGCCCAGGAGCGGACGCGTGTCACGTCGGCGTCGAGCATGGTGTCGGTCACGGCCTTGGCGACGATGCCGTAGGTGCAAAGGCCGTGCAGGATCGGCACGTCGAAGCCGGCAGCCTTGGCGAACTCCGGGTCGGCGTGCAGCGGGTTGCGGTCACCGCACAGCCGGTACAGTAGCGCCTGCTGCGGCAGCGTCGGGGTGTCCACCACGGCATCCGGCTCGCGGTCGGGCAGCTCGACCCGCTCCGAGGCGCCACGCTTGCCACCGAAACCGCCCTCACCCCGGGCGAAGATGCTCGAGCGCGCCGTCCACAGCGGCTCGCCCGCCTCGTCGTCGACCCGGGTTTCCTGCACGATCACAGCGGCCTTGCCCTTGTCCAGCACGTCGGCGATGCGGGAGCGTGCCACCGCCTTGCCGTCGGTGGGGATGGGGCGGTGCAGCGCCACTTCCTGCGTGCCGTGCACCACCTTGGCCAGGTCGATGTCGATGCCGGGGAAGGCCACCGCGGGCGGCTCGAAGGTGCGGAAGTTGGCTGCCACGGTGGCGAACGTCGGCAGCACCCGCAGGTCGGCCTCGTAG encodes:
- a CDS encoding DUF5134 domain-containing protein, with amino-acid sequence MDIPVVAAWLLTSVFLLLTYPCLSRLSRLDYVRLGSGVRQLDLAGLLMTLAMLAMVSPVGAPIPMAGWQALFTLTAAWFVAAAVRDRSAQGVCRRCDLHHGIAALAMLYMLLAMPHTDGGHGVWPNMITDEPSTGMAWPVVAALGAAYFAFDSVQSGMRGLRLLGRARDTLPPGFTSRTVCRVVMGLGMAVMFVAGL
- a CDS encoding MaoC/PaaZ C-terminal domain-containing protein encodes the protein MPIDPDAAIGADLGETTFSWSSSEVLLYHLALGAGARPTDPRELRYAYEADLRVLPTFATVAANFRTFEPPAVAFPGIDIDLAKVVHGTQEVALHRPIPTDGKAVARSRIADVLDKGKAAVIVQETRVDDEAGEPLWTARSSIFARGEGGFGGKRGASERVELPDREPDAVVDTPTLPQQALLYRLCGDRNPLHADPEFAKAAGFDVPILHGLCTYGIVAKAVTDTMLDADVTRVRSWAAKFAGIVLPGETLRTRIWRDGERLLVTATVLDRDEAPALSDAVLHTTDGS